A genomic window from Syntrophobacterales bacterium includes:
- a CDS encoding bifunctional alpha,alpha-trehalose-phosphate synthase (UDP-forming)/trehalose-phosphatase, with translation MIIVSNRLPITVVKKINQFNFQPSVGGLATGLGSILDSQRIWIGWPGISSGKIDAQEKEFIKTRLAKDSLYPIFLNQNNFDLFYNGFCNKTIWPLFHHLIQYAVFEKRFWQSYEKVNSLFLDMVLERADPEDIIWVHDYHLMLLPALIREKLPNASIGFFLHIPFPSFEIFRLLPWKKEIISGLLGADLVGFHTFSYVKHFLDSVRRTVGFENSYGEITVGTRPVKVDSFPMGIDFDKFSKAANHAKVKREISKIRKNIKEQKILLSIDRLDYTKGMPQRLEAFNSFLDKYPEFEGKVTYILVAVPSRTKVEDYRLLKKQVDELVGKINGAHGTFGWMPVWYIYSSLQFHTLAALYALADVALVTPFRDGMNLIAKEFIASKNDLNGTLILSETAGVAEELGEAVIVNPNDRDEIVEAIKDALSTPDKMQTTRNRAMRTRLQRYNVEKWAQEFTDTLTDVKKRQADLDTTRLTYRSKIEMLAGHAASSKSLILLDYDGTLVPIADMPEKAEPDEELLQILTSLKTRNTVVILSGRNKQTLEDWLAPLELAMAAEHGAWIKEKKKEWKTVEPTITEWKKSIMPIIEMYVDRTPGSFIEEKDFSLVWHYRKCNSELAEVRAKELKDILLSLTANLNVGFIEGKKVIEVKDTNINKGKAAMKWISERNWDFILAIGDDCTDEDLFRVLPDTAYSLKVGSGASRARFNLSSFRDVRKLLEDLI, from the coding sequence TTGATTATCGTTTCAAACAGATTACCCATTACCGTTGTAAAAAAAATTAATCAGTTCAATTTCCAGCCAAGCGTCGGGGGACTTGCGACCGGCCTCGGTTCTATTCTTGATTCCCAGCGGATATGGATTGGATGGCCGGGAATTTCTTCAGGGAAGATTGACGCCCAGGAAAAGGAATTCATCAAAACGAGACTGGCCAAGGATTCGCTTTACCCCATATTCCTGAACCAGAACAATTTTGATCTGTTCTACAACGGCTTTTGCAATAAAACTATCTGGCCGCTTTTTCACCATCTGATTCAGTATGCGGTTTTTGAAAAAAGATTCTGGCAATCCTATGAAAAAGTGAACAGCCTTTTCCTGGATATGGTTCTGGAAAGAGCCGATCCTGAAGATATCATATGGGTGCACGATTACCATTTGATGCTGCTGCCGGCACTGATACGCGAAAAGTTACCCAATGCATCCATTGGCTTTTTTCTCCATATTCCCTTTCCCTCTTTTGAAATATTTCGGCTGCTCCCCTGGAAGAAAGAGATTATCAGCGGTCTATTGGGAGCTGACCTTGTCGGCTTTCATACTTTCAGCTATGTTAAGCATTTTCTGGACAGCGTACGCAGAACCGTGGGGTTTGAAAATTCCTATGGTGAAATAACGGTTGGCACCAGGCCGGTCAAAGTGGATTCCTTCCCCATGGGAATTGACTTTGATAAATTCTCCAAGGCGGCCAATCATGCCAAAGTGAAACGAGAAATCAGCAAAATCCGTAAGAATATCAAAGAGCAAAAAATATTGCTGTCCATTGACAGGCTTGACTACACAAAAGGCATGCCGCAGCGGTTGGAGGCATTCAACTCCTTTCTTGACAAATACCCGGAGTTTGAAGGAAAAGTAACGTACATACTCGTTGCCGTGCCGTCGCGAACAAAGGTTGAGGATTACAGGCTGCTGAAAAAACAGGTGGATGAACTGGTTGGAAAAATCAATGGCGCTCATGGAACCTTTGGATGGATGCCTGTATGGTATATCTATTCTTCCCTGCAATTTCATACGCTTGCCGCACTTTATGCCCTTGCCGACGTTGCCCTTGTCACCCCTTTCAGGGACGGAATGAATCTGATTGCCAAGGAATTCATCGCCTCCAAAAACGATTTGAATGGAACACTTATTCTCAGTGAAACCGCCGGGGTTGCGGAGGAACTGGGAGAAGCCGTCATTGTCAATCCCAATGACAGGGATGAAATTGTGGAAGCCATAAAAGATGCCCTGTCAACGCCCGATAAAATGCAAACAACGCGAAACAGAGCGATGCGCACACGACTGCAAAGATACAATGTCGAAAAGTGGGCTCAAGAATTCACCGACACTTTAACCGATGTAAAAAAAAGGCAGGCAGACCTTGATACGACAAGATTAACATATAGATCAAAAATCGAGATGCTGGCTGGACATGCCGCAAGCAGCAAAAGCTTGATTCTCCTTGATTACGATGGAACCCTGGTCCCTATTGCGGATATGCCCGAAAAAGCCGAACCGGATGAAGAGCTTTTGCAGATTTTGACGTCGCTCAAAACAAGAAACACCGTTGTTATCTTAAGCGGCAGAAACAAACAAACCCTGGAGGACTGGCTGGCCCCCTTGGAACTGGCAATGGCTGCGGAGCACGGCGCCTGGATTAAGGAAAAAAAGAAAGAATGGAAAACAGTGGAGCCGACGATAACGGAATGGAAGAAATCAATCATGCCTATTATTGAAATGTACGTTGACAGAACTCCCGGCTCATTTATAGAGGAAAAAGATTTTTCTCTCGTCTGGCATTACCGAAAATGCAACTCAGAACTCGCCGAGGTCAGGGCAAAGGAATTGAAAGACATTCTTCTGAGCCTTACCGCCAATCTCAATGTCGGCTTCATCGAGGGGAAAAAGGTCATCGAGGTTAAAGACACCAATATCAATAAAGGAAAGGCCGCCATGAAATGGATATCGGAAAGAAACTGGGATTTCATATTGGCCATTGGCGATGACTGCACCGATGAAGACTTGTTCCGTGTTCTTCCGGATACGGCATATTCACTGAAGGTTGGCTCGGGCGCCTCGAGGGCCCGGTTCAATCTGAGTTCGTTCCGGGATGTCAGAAAACTTCTGGAGGACTTAATATGA
- a CDS encoding type II toxin-antitoxin system PemK/MazF family toxin: MVIKQGEIYWVDLTEPRGSEPGYRHPHIVIQSNLFNASRINTIVVCPTSAGRGALTRQGL, encoded by the coding sequence ATGGTAATCAAACAGGGTGAAATATATTGGGTTGACCTTACTGAGCCCAGGGGTTCGGAACCCGGATATCGTCATCCTCATATCGTAATTCAAAGCAATTTATTTAATGCCAGCCGAATAAACACAATTGTAGTTTGCCCGACCAGCGCTGGGCGCGGGGCGCTGACGCGGCAAGGTTTATAG
- a CDS encoding DMT family transporter, which produces MRKAITGRGIRNIKLRFWLALMRKTGFEQRGQRLMADFLLVMTAFFWGITFVVVKEAIRSTGVFVFLSQRFTLAAILMAAICLLLRRPFKIELLPRGAIMGFFLFGGYAFQTAALLYTSASNAAFLTGLNVLLLPILGTFFYGYHVSRYTFLGVLLAAVGLYLLSTQGGTLNPNKGDLLAGICAVSVALHVIYTGKYAGSGDVFWLTAIQLGVVALLSALVSAFIGDRILVWHQEIAWALAITVIFATVFAFLVQTSMQRFTSPTRTALIFCLEPVFAAIYAYYAAGERLGMPGFVGALMILAGMILSEIEASGLPEK; this is translated from the coding sequence TTGCGCAAAGCGATTACCGGACGGGGAATCAGGAATATTAAACTTCGCTTTTGGCTGGCGCTGATGAGAAAAACGGGGTTTGAACAAAGAGGCCAAAGGCTGATGGCGGATTTTCTGCTCGTGATGACGGCATTTTTCTGGGGCATCACCTTTGTTGTCGTGAAAGAGGCGATCAGGAGTACCGGCGTCTTTGTTTTTCTGTCCCAGCGCTTTACCCTCGCGGCGATTCTGATGGCGGCAATCTGCCTTTTGCTGCGCCGGCCCTTCAAGATCGAACTGCTGCCACGGGGGGCGATCATGGGGTTCTTTCTGTTCGGCGGTTATGCGTTTCAGACGGCGGCGCTTCTTTACACGTCCGCATCCAATGCGGCTTTTCTGACCGGGCTAAATGTGCTGCTGCTACCGATTTTGGGCACGTTCTTCTACGGTTATCACGTCAGTAGATACACGTTTCTGGGGGTGCTTCTTGCCGCGGTTGGTCTCTACCTGCTCTCCACGCAGGGAGGGACTCTGAACCCGAATAAAGGGGATTTGCTTGCGGGGATCTGCGCCGTCAGCGTCGCGCTGCATGTCATATATACCGGTAAATACGCAGGTTCAGGCGACGTGTTCTGGCTTACGGCGATCCAGCTTGGAGTAGTCGCGCTGCTGAGCGCCCTTGTTTCGGCGTTTATCGGAGACCGTATCCTGGTCTGGCATCAGGAGATAGCATGGGCGCTGGCTATTACCGTTATTTTCGCGACGGTATTTGCCTTTCTTGTACAGACATCCATGCAGAGGTTTACAAGCCCCACCCGCACGGCCCTGATTTTCTGCCTGGAACCGGTCTTCGCCGCCATTTACGCCTACTATGCCGCAGGGGAGCGTCTGGGAATGCCGGGATTTGTCGGCGCGCTCATGATTCTTGCCGGGATGATCCTGTCGGAGATCGAAGCTTCGGGTTTGCCGGAGAAATGA
- a CDS encoding basic amino acid ABC transporter substrate-binding protein: MKVYRVTLVVIALFAMLVSPLMEAPAAAAAKKTITVATDATWPPMEFVNAQKKIVGLDIDFLKAVAKEGGFKVVFKNTAWDGIFAGIEAGKFDAIISSVTITDERKKTMDFSTPYINAGQILVVPKKDKATQKLADLKGKKVGAQIGTTGAMEVKKNAGVELKTYDEIGLAFEDMAAGRIAAVVCDTPVAANYALQREEYKKNFKIVGKPFTEEFYGVVVKKGNKELLEMINKGIEQVKAKGLNEAIEKKWLQ, translated from the coding sequence ATGAAGGTTTATCGTGTTACGCTTGTTGTCATCGCCCTGTTCGCCATGCTCGTCTCCCCGCTGATGGAGGCCCCGGCAGCGGCCGCAGCAAAAAAAACCATCACCGTGGCAACCGATGCGACCTGGCCCCCGATGGAGTTTGTTAATGCCCAGAAAAAAATCGTCGGTTTGGATATAGATTTTTTAAAGGCGGTGGCCAAGGAGGGCGGCTTTAAGGTTGTCTTCAAAAACACCGCCTGGGACGGGATCTTCGCCGGCATCGAGGCCGGGAAATTCGACGCGATCATCTCGTCGGTAACGATTACCGACGAGCGCAAAAAAACGATGGATTTTTCCACACCCTACATCAACGCCGGGCAGATTCTCGTCGTTCCCAAAAAGGATAAGGCGACGCAGAAACTTGCGGATCTCAAGGGGAAGAAGGTCGGCGCCCAGATCGGCACAACCGGCGCGATGGAGGTCAAGAAAAATGCAGGCGTAGAACTTAAGACCTACGACGAGATAGGCCTCGCTTTTGAGGATATGGCGGCAGGCAGAATTGCCGCTGTTGTCTGCGATACCCCGGTTGCCGCCAACTATGCGCTTCAGCGCGAAGAGTACAAGAAAAATTTCAAGATCGTCGGCAAGCCGTTCACCGAAGAGTTCTATGGCGTTGTTGTTAAAAAGGGCAATAAGGAACTGCTGGAGATGATCAACAAAGGCATTGAACAGGTAAAAGCTAAGGGCCTCAACGAGGCTATTGAAAAGAAGTGGCTCCAATAA
- a CDS encoding amino acid ABC transporter permease: protein MAPIKAPPNSNNLATPAVIEVTDGVAIPSRRDKGLFTAWRTAFIGAIAIVVYLAWTRPKPYLEILRFIPDGILVTFQVTIEAIVLALIIGLFTGLGRISKNRIINGIASLYVEVIRGIPLLVQLFYIYYALGRIVNLPAVISAVIAMAVCYGAYMGEIFRAGIESVSKGQMEAARSLGMTHAQAMVHVILPQAVKTILPPIGNEFVALLKDSSLVSILAVSDLLRRGREYASESFSYFETYTMVALIYLIITLFLSKIISIMEDRINVGR, encoded by the coding sequence GTGGCTCCAATAAAGGCCCCCCCCAACAGCAATAACCTGGCGACGCCGGCGGTCATCGAGGTGACCGATGGCGTCGCCATCCCGTCGCGACGGGACAAGGGGCTTTTTACGGCCTGGCGAACGGCATTTATCGGCGCGATCGCGATCGTCGTCTATCTCGCCTGGACCCGGCCGAAGCCCTATCTGGAGATTCTCCGCTTCATCCCCGACGGCATCCTGGTCACCTTTCAGGTAACGATCGAGGCTATTGTCCTGGCCTTGATCATCGGGCTTTTCACTGGCCTCGGCCGGATCTCCAAAAACCGGATTATCAACGGAATCGCTTCATTGTACGTCGAGGTGATCCGGGGCATTCCGCTGCTCGTTCAGCTTTTCTACATCTATTACGCCCTGGGCCGGATCGTCAACCTGCCGGCGGTTATCAGCGCCGTCATTGCGATGGCCGTCTGCTACGGGGCCTACATGGGCGAGATCTTCCGTGCCGGGATAGAATCGGTTTCCAAGGGGCAGATGGAGGCGGCGCGCTCCCTCGGCATGACGCACGCCCAGGCGATGGTTCATGTCATCCTGCCGCAGGCGGTAAAGACCATCCTCCCGCCGATCGGCAACGAGTTTGTCGCCCTGTTGAAAGACTCCTCGCTTGTCTCGATCCTGGCGGTTTCGGATCTTTTGAGACGCGGCCGGGAGTACGCGTCCGAATCATTTTCCTATTTCGAAACCTACACGATGGTGGCGTTGATTTACCTGATCATTACCCTCTTTTTGTCCAAAATCATCAGCATCATGGAGGATAGGATCAATGTCGGCAGATAA
- a CDS encoding amino acid ABC transporter ATP-binding protein → MSADKLRKIVEIRGLEKYFGTLKALDQVSLDIYDGEKTVIIGPSGSGKSTLLRTINQLESFDRGSILVDNVDIQDKNTDINKVREEIGMVFQSFNLFPHKTVLENVNMAQMLVRKRSRNEATAISEELLKKVGILDKKDEYPQKLSGGQQQRVAIARALAMKPKLMLFDEPTSALDPEMIGEVLGVMKNLAREGMTMIVVTHEMGFAREVADRVIFMDYGKIVEEGKPDELFRTPTQERTRLFLKQILQA, encoded by the coding sequence ATGTCGGCAGATAAACTCCGGAAAATTGTGGAAATCCGGGGCCTGGAAAAATATTTCGGCACACTCAAGGCGCTCGACCAGGTCTCGCTCGACATCTACGACGGGGAAAAGACCGTCATTATCGGCCCGAGCGGTTCCGGGAAAAGCACGCTGCTCCGAACAATCAACCAGCTTGAAAGTTTTGACCGGGGAAGCATTCTCGTGGACAATGTCGATATCCAGGATAAAAATACCGACATAAACAAGGTTCGCGAGGAGATCGGCATGGTCTTCCAGTCCTTCAACCTTTTCCCCCATAAAACGGTGCTCGAAAACGTCAACATGGCGCAGATGCTCGTGCGGAAGCGTTCCCGCAATGAGGCTACAGCCATTTCCGAGGAGCTTCTCAAAAAGGTCGGCATCCTGGACAAGAAGGATGAATATCCCCAGAAACTCTCCGGCGGTCAGCAGCAGCGGGTGGCAATCGCCCGGGCGCTGGCGATGAAGCCGAAGCTGATGCTGTTCGACGAGCCGACCTCGGCGCTTGACCCGGAGATGATTGGTGAGGTGCTGGGCGTCATGAAAAACCTCGCCCGCGAGGGGATGACGATGATCGTCGTCACCCACGAGATGGGGTTTGCCCGCGAGGTAGCCGACCGCGTGATCTTCATGGATTACGGAAAAATCGTTGAAGAAGGAAAACCCGATGAACTCTTCCGGACACCGACTCAGGAGCGGACTCGGCTTTTTCTGAAACAGATTCTCCAGGCCTGA
- a CDS encoding type II toxin-antitoxin system PemK/MazF family toxin, whose protein sequence is MKQGEIRWYKFIPPDKKRPVLILTRDSVLEYLDEVTIAPITTTIRNIPSEVFLSKADGMPQDCAVNCDHLQTVSKGKIGALITFLPLPKMVAVGRAIRFALDI, encoded by the coding sequence ATGAAACAAGGTGAAATACGGTGGTACAAGTTCATACCGCCAGATAAAAAGCGGCCAGTTCTAATCCTGACCCGAGATTCTGTATTGGAATACCTTGATGAGGTAACAATCGCTCCCATCACAACTACAATCCGCAACATACCATCTGAGGTATTTCTCTCGAAAGCTGACGGCATGCCCCAGGATTGTGCTGTCAATTGCGATCACTTGCAGACTGTTTCAAAGGGGAAGATTGGAGCATTGATCACATTTTTGCCTCTGCCAAAAATGGTTGCAGTTGGGCGTGCAATACGTTTTGCCCTCGATATTTAA
- a CDS encoding ribbon-helix-helix protein, CopG family, which yields MRTIQMTLDDDLVTAVDRVSKELRTSRSAFARKALRDALARYTLEQLEHQHRRGYERYPVAVDEFSAWEIEQAWGDE from the coding sequence ATGAGAACCATTCAGATGACACTTGATGATGACCTTGTCACAGCGGTGGACCGCGTTTCAAAGGAGCTCCGAACAAGTCGTTCTGCTTTCGCAAGAAAGGCACTTCGTGACGCACTTGCGCGCTACACCCTTGAGCAACTAGAACACCAGCATCGCCGGGGGTACGAACGATACCCGGTTGCCGTCGATGAGTTCTCAGCTTGGGAAATTGAGCAGGCTTGGGGTGATGAATGA
- a CDS encoding hybrid sensor histidine kinase/response regulator, producing METAQDGEQALDKLSEAAFDIVILDIMMPKIDGLTVLKQLRKAKIDTMVLLLTARGDAADKVKGLDLGAINTMLDRLQYSFVKQREFLFDTAHELKTPLATMRLAVEEIFAADGGKSRSSVEENLLRLQNQTLRMEKLVKDLLNLSALETLAGIDSRSFDFAALFSLLLAEYQFLADAQRIKMEIRLPERLAVRGDPEKLSRAFSNIIDNALKYNLEGGRIEASTDKSATGMTVTIVNTGPGIPEAESPKVFEQFYRVEKSRSSKFGGSGLGLTIAKRIVELHGG from the coding sequence GTGGAAACAGCGCAGGACGGCGAGCAGGCTCTGGACAAATTGTCCGAAGCCGCGTTTGATATTGTCATCCTCGATATCATGATGCCGAAGATTGACGGCCTGACGGTTTTAAAACAATTGCGAAAGGCGAAAATCGATACCATGGTGCTGCTGCTTACCGCCAGGGGCGATGCCGCAGATAAGGTCAAGGGGCTCGATCTCGGCGCCATAAATACGATGCTGGATCGCCTGCAATACTCCTTCGTGAAACAGCGGGAATTTCTGTTTGACACGGCGCACGAATTAAAAACGCCCCTTGCAACCATGCGTTTGGCGGTTGAGGAAATTTTCGCTGCTGACGGGGGAAAATCGCGGTCGTCTGTGGAAGAAAACCTTTTGCGCTTGCAAAACCAGACGTTGCGGATGGAAAAACTGGTCAAGGATCTGCTGAATCTGTCAGCGCTGGAGACGCTCGCGGGCATTGATTCCCGATCGTTTGATTTTGCGGCGCTTTTCTCTTTGCTGCTGGCGGAATATCAATTTCTGGCGGATGCGCAGAGGATCAAAATGGAGATCCGCCTGCCGGAGCGACTCGCAGTCAGAGGAGACCCTGAAAAACTGAGCCGCGCCTTCTCCAATATAATAGACAACGCTCTCAAATACAATCTGGAGGGTGGCCGGATTGAAGCAAGCACTGATAAATCCGCAACTGGTATGACGGTAACAATTGTCAACACAGGGCCCGGCATTCCTGAGGCTGAAAGTCCCAAGGTTTTTGAGCAGTTTTATCGGGTCGAGAAGTCCCGGTCGTCGAAATTCGGCGGTTCCGGCTTGGGGCTGACAATAGCGAAAAGGATTGTCGAACTGCACGGAGGATAG
- a CDS encoding glycosyltransferase family 39 protein — protein sequence MSLKSIKILVLAIVPIFVYLLPLPFMPLMEPDEGRYSSIPDEMNVSGDYVTPRLKGVVYFEKPPLAYWATALSFKVFGKNEFSARLFVALAAWGCIILAYRMGLFFHDARTGLYAAAVLTTFLYHSALGRINILDMPLAFFLGVAIWSGFRFFADAEKRKVWLYLLYIFSALAFLTKGLIGVVFPFGIIGVWLLFSRRFRDVLRLVSPLGILLFAAVSLPWLILVQRENPDFFRFFFIQEHFLRYTTRIHDHYQPLYYYVPVLLAGALPWLFYLPEAINGVKGGEPLFKREEKSFLLVWAGLIFVFFSLSSSKLVPYLTPLFPPLAVAFGVIFRCFEKNREDTAAPVAGGWRFAGIIMPLLFLTALFVPLFLSKHGVNPSTWLALIAIPAFIQLVLLFLPFRMRTKGGRGWFLTIYLLYALFFVSLTAPLSYYLAPYKSARQLSLAIEGNIPRDVEVYQYGISLYGIDFYTGRKTPIVDDIGELGYGVSQLPREKRDHYFLHTEGFFQMAKGTKGIYCATENDEKLARLKKEFTESRILWQSSEYSLLQLNGSTPKEN from the coding sequence ATGAGTTTGAAATCGATTAAAATACTGGTTCTGGCGATTGTCCCCATCTTTGTCTATCTGCTGCCGCTTCCCTTCATGCCGCTGATGGAGCCGGATGAGGGGCGCTACAGTTCCATACCCGACGAGATGAATGTCTCCGGAGACTATGTAACCCCGCGGCTCAAGGGGGTTGTCTATTTCGAGAAGCCCCCGCTTGCCTACTGGGCGACTGCGCTTTCTTTCAAGGTTTTCGGGAAAAACGAATTTTCCGCGCGTCTTTTTGTTGCCCTTGCGGCCTGGGGATGCATCATCCTGGCCTATCGGATGGGGCTCTTTTTTCATGATGCCCGGACGGGGCTTTACGCGGCGGCTGTCCTGACGACATTTTTATATCATTCGGCGCTCGGTCGGATAAACATTCTCGATATGCCGCTGGCCTTCTTCCTCGGGGTGGCGATCTGGTCGGGATTCCGGTTTTTTGCCGACGCTGAAAAACGGAAGGTCTGGCTTTACCTCCTCTACATCTTCAGCGCCCTCGCGTTTTTGACCAAGGGACTCATCGGGGTTGTGTTTCCGTTCGGCATTATTGGCGTCTGGCTGCTTTTCTCCCGACGGTTCCGAGACGTCTTGCGTCTCGTCTCCCCCCTCGGCATCCTGCTGTTTGCAGCGGTTTCACTGCCCTGGCTGATCCTCGTGCAACGGGAGAACCCGGATTTCTTTCGCTTTTTTTTCATTCAGGAGCACTTCTTACGTTATACGACAAGGATTCATGATCACTATCAGCCGCTCTATTACTATGTCCCCGTCCTGCTTGCCGGAGCGTTGCCCTGGCTTTTCTATCTTCCCGAGGCGATAAATGGGGTTAAGGGCGGCGAACCCCTGTTCAAAAGGGAGGAGAAGTCTTTTTTGCTGGTGTGGGCAGGGTTAATTTTTGTCTTTTTTTCTTTGTCCTCATCGAAACTGGTTCCCTACCTGACCCCGCTTTTCCCTCCGCTTGCCGTTGCTTTCGGCGTGATTTTCCGGTGTTTTGAGAAAAACCGGGAGGACACGGCAGCTCCGGTTGCCGGCGGCTGGCGCTTTGCCGGCATTATTATGCCCCTGCTTTTTCTGACGGCGCTTTTTGTCCCGCTTTTTCTCTCCAAACATGGCGTTAATCCTTCGACATGGCTGGCCCTGATCGCGATCCCTGCTTTTATTCAACTTGTTTTACTATTTTTGCCTTTCCGAATGCGAACCAAAGGCGGCCGCGGCTGGTTTTTGACGATTTATCTGCTTTACGCGCTTTTTTTCGTTTCGCTGACGGCGCCCCTGTCCTATTATCTTGCCCCTTACAAATCGGCCCGGCAACTTTCGCTGGCAATAGAGGGCAACATCCCCCGGGATGTCGAGGTTTATCAATACGGGATCTCGCTGTACGGCATTGATTTTTACACCGGCAGAAAAACCCCGATTGTTGATGATATCGGGGAATTGGGGTATGGGGTTTCGCAGCTCCCCCGGGAAAAAAGGGATCATTACTTCCTCCATACCGAAGGTTTTTTTCAGATGGCAAAAGGAACGAAAGGGATCTACTGCGCGACGGAAAACGACGAAAAACTGGCGAGGCTGAAAAAAGAGTTTACCGAGAGCCGCATTTTGTGGCAGAGTTCCGAGTACTCGCTTTTGCAACTGAACGGATCAACCCCCAAGGAGAATTGA
- a CDS encoding aminotransferase class I/II-fold pyridoxal phosphate-dependent enzyme, translating into MKKREDFLPMNRPSLGEAEIAAVTACLRSHWITTGALCKTFEEKFQTLTGAKYAVSLTSGTAGMDILLTALGIGTGDEVITPSLTFASTVNMLALHGARPVFVDIDYDTLNIDAEAIEALITPRTRAIIPVHFGGAPADMAKIQEIAQRHNLIVIEDAAHAVGTRYRGIHAGGFGEMAIFSFHPIKNITTGEGGLITHNDEKLEKKLRLLRFHGIERDAWKRYGKGGNPEYDIEAPGWKYNMTDLQAALGNAQFDRIDEFNRRRAEIVALYEEGLRDVQGLELTLAPDYPHEHAHHLFVVKILALKRERFMEKLSDYNIGYGLHFPPCHRLKYVRERYGLVSLPATEKAADKIISLPLFPEMTDNDVGYVSEAIKEIMAG; encoded by the coding sequence GTGAAGAAAAGAGAGGATTTTCTGCCGATGAACCGGCCTTCCCTCGGAGAAGCCGAGATTGCCGCAGTTACCGCTTGTCTGCGCTCGCACTGGATTACAACCGGGGCGCTCTGTAAGACTTTTGAAGAAAAATTTCAGACGCTGACCGGGGCAAAGTACGCTGTTTCCCTGACTTCGGGAACGGCGGGGATGGATATTCTGCTGACGGCGCTCGGCATCGGCACAGGCGATGAGGTGATTACCCCCTCGCTGACATTTGCCTCAACGGTTAACATGCTTGCGCTGCACGGCGCGCGTCCGGTTTTTGTCGATATTGACTATGACACCCTCAACATCGATGCCGAGGCGATCGAGGCCTTGATTACCCCACGGACAAGGGCGATTATCCCCGTGCATTTTGGCGGCGCCCCGGCGGATATGGCCAAAATTCAGGAGATTGCCCAGCGTCATAACCTGATTGTAATTGAAGACGCGGCCCACGCCGTGGGAACGCGCTACCGGGGAATTCATGCCGGCGGCTTCGGGGAGATGGCAATATTTTCCTTTCATCCCATCAAGAATATAACGACCGGCGAGGGGGGGCTGATCACCCATAACGATGAAAAACTGGAAAAGAAACTCCGTCTGCTGCGCTTTCACGGGATCGAGCGGGATGCCTGGAAGCGCTATGGAAAAGGGGGGAACCCCGAATACGATATCGAGGCGCCGGGCTGGAAATACAACATGACGGACCTCCAGGCGGCCCTGGGGAACGCCCAGTTTGACAGGATCGACGAGTTCAACCGCCGCCGGGCCGAAATCGTTGCGTTGTACGAGGAGGGGCTGCGGGATGTGCAAGGGCTGGAACTGACGCTCGCTCCCGACTACCCGCACGAACATGCCCATCACCTTTTTGTCGTGAAAATTCTCGCGCTGAAAAGGGAGCGCTTCATGGAGAAGCTCTCCGACTACAACATCGGCTACGGGCTCCATTTCCCGCCCTGCCATCGGCTCAAATATGTCAGGGAGCGCTACGGTTTGGTTTCCTTGCCGGCGACGGAAAAAGCCGCGGATAAAATCATCTCTCTGCCCCTTTTTCCGGAAATGACGGATAACGACGTCGGGTATGTCTCAGAGGCGATAAAGGAAATAATGGCCGGCTGA